The sequence below is a genomic window from Gossypium hirsutum isolate 1008001.06 chromosome A11, Gossypium_hirsutum_v2.1, whole genome shotgun sequence.
acatgacatttttttatttatcatcacatgacatttttttatttatcataacATGTTATGTGGTACTTTTTTATTGGtcaaaatagttaaaatatttttttataacatcaAGTAAAAATTAACcataaaacataacttaaatataaaaaaaatagaaatatataatatgaaataaaagctATACTTCAagaattaactaaaaatattatgACACGTGTCACTCCAATGGCATTctataaatatgataatgatgTATAATGTATAATGTATGCGAAGCACGTTGGGCCTTCAATGAATTATGCTAATAGAGACAAATGTTGGGTTTTTCAAGGGCCATTCATGTTGGGGTGGTGGAATTTGTttaagtttgatgttattttatctaaaaatcaattattaGTAAATGTTTAAATCGTGaatgaaaaaattatataaaattttatgccAAGGATAAATACAACTTTGACTGTGATATCAAGattaatgattaaaaattaatgtATTGTAAGTTAAAATCCTtagattataattattttttaaggattaaataaaaattagttcctaaattatatatattttatttatgtacttaaattattttttattaaaagtaatacataaattataattttgttaaaaaaattatgatattttatttattttcttttattttttctttcaccaATTTTCATCAATTACTTTTTGTTAAAAAGTAGTTTAAATActtaaatgagaaaattaatatagtttgagatcaatttttttatttaagcctttttctaaatttattttaaaaagctgattataaattatatttgttgcTTTGTAAAAGTAAGGGTAAATTATATACTGAGGTAACTCAATTATGGTTTACTAtataaagttacaaaataattgtttaattattttaaatttttttatccttaatgtaaaaatagaaacacctaaaaattcaagataattagtgactaaaaaaataaaattaaatagttaaataatattttgtaactttacataattaattaagtgataaacaAAATTTACATCACCATATTGAACTTCTCATagttaagaacaaaaaaaaacagtAATTGAATCACCTAAAGTGcaagttaatttaaaataataattcttttaataattttaaagcgTAAAGGTATATAAAAACTTGGGGCTAAATTTTAATGGTTTAAGGTTGATAGTTTTGAGGCCTACGTGTTGGTCTGATCACGTTGTAGTCGGTGAATGCCAAATGAAGCTTAGTTGTCATATAATATTCAACTGCTCCCTAAAAGCATGTAGTTTGGAACCTTGAACAATTTCGTTTTGTGATAATTCATGCATGCATGCACTGCCTTTTTGAGAATAAAAAAGGTATTCCATTAAAGAGACAAATCGTTTATGAAATTTCAACATTCTACAAATGACACAAGTTCTGATCGAACTCAATTTAAGTTTCCTAACAGACGACAAGAATTAAAGGCACAACGCAGAGCCTTTTAAATCTTCATTATGATGGTAAAATTCCAATTATGTTGTGGCTGGGGGAAAAACAAGGTACAACACAACTCTTCATCGAAAACAAAAATCAATAGGTATGAATCAAACTGACCCGGACTCCATCTGTAATCGATAGACATTTATGCTACTGCAGGCATGTCCTTGAGCCATGGATCCAGTGGCTTACCAATTGAGTACACTATGAAACCAATCTCCCTCAGCTCATCCGCGTTCACGATGTTCCTTCCATCGAAAACAAAAGCCGGCTTTTGCATGTTGTCGTATATCCTCTTGAAGTCAAGTTTCTTGAATTCGTCCCACTCGGTCAGAATGCAAATTCCATGGGCATCTTTGGTTGCCTCATAAGCATCCCACACACAGCTGACTTGCTTGACAGTCGTGGGACTCATGGGTTGCAAGTGAAGAGGATGGTCCCAGTCAAACTTGTTCATGGAAAGATCCCGTTGGACCTGGTCTTCGGTCACCTGCGGGTCATATATGCTCAATCGAGCTTTGTCTCCCAAGAGTCCTTTGCATACATCGATAGCAGGGGTCTCCCTAGTGTCACCGGTATCCTTCTTAAAGGCGAACCCTAAGATAGCAATCTTTTTGTTTGAAACGGTGTTAAACATCGAGGAAACAACACGGTTAACAAATCGGTTTTTCTGATAGTCATTGATCTTAATGACTTGCTTCCAATACTCTGCCACCTCAGGAAGGCCATTGCACTCGCAGATGTAAACAAGATTTAGAATATCCTTCTGGAAGCAGGATCCACCAAAACCGACACTAGCATTCAAAAATTTGGGTCCAATCCTTGTGTCCTTACCAACAGCATAAGAGACCTGCGTAACATCAGCCCCGGTTGCCTCACAAAGAGCAGACATGGCATTCACGGATGAGATCCTCTGAGCCAAGAAAGCATTGGCAGCAAGCTTGGAAAGCTCTGCAGACCAAAGATTGGTGGTAAGAATTCTCTCCTCAGGAACCCAATGAGCATAAACCTCCTTCAATGCTTGGACAGCCTTATTGCCTTCTGGGGTTTCCCGGCCTCCGATAAGAACACGATCAGGATTAAAAAGATCTTGAATTGCAGTTCCCTCAGCAAGAAATTCTGGGTTCGAAAGAATTTGGAATTTGATTCCCTTGCTGTTGTGGGTGAGAATCTTTTCAATTGCCTCAGCAGTTTTGACAGGGACTGTTGATTTCTCAACAACAATCTTGTCAGATTTCGATACGTCCGCGATCATGCGGGCAGCACTTTCCCAATATGTAAGGTCTGCAGCTTTGCCAGCTCCGAGCCCCCGAGTCTTGGTGGGAGTGTTGACAGAAACAAAGACTATATCAGCCTCACGCACATGTTTCTCTACATCAGTGCTGAAGAAAAGGTTTCTGCCACGACACTCCTTCACAACACCATCAAGACCAGGCTCATAGATAGGGAGCTGGTCACTGTTCCAGGCAGCGATCCTAGGTACAGAGATATCAACGACAGCCACTTCAATATCCGGACATTTAAGCGCGATCACAGCCATTGTAGGCCCACCAACATAACCAGCTCCAATGCAACAGATCTTCATTTTGTTTTTGTATACTACCACctgaaaaagaagaagcaaatatTCAAATACCATAATGGTGAAAACCATTCCTCGATCTGCCCAAAAGCCGCACAAACCGAATCATAAACCTAGAAGACACCTAACAACTAATTTCATTTTGAAAACAATAAGACCCAAATGACAAGTTCTATGTAGACACGGAACTAAGCTATGTAATGTGGTTATCCGAAAACAATATATCTcataagcaagtgttatagcatcTCACTATCACCTTTCCAAATGCTTCTCTAAACATGAAAACTAGGCTAAGCTCTGATAATGCTACGTGATTCTCTCAGACAAAAACAATAACCAGAGAAGAATATACCATCAGATCTAACCAAGCCATTGAAGAACCGACAACTATCTCAAGTTACATTTTGACAAAcagatcagaaaaagaaaaaaaaaccagatCCGGAACTTTAAAGGGGAACTAATGAAATCAGCAGA
It includes:
- the LOC107923962 gene encoding UDP-glucose 6-dehydrogenase 1, encoding MKICCIGAGYVGGPTMAVIALKCPDIEVAVVDISVPRIAAWNSDQLPIYEPGLDGVVKECRGRNLFFSTDVEKHVREADIVFVSVNTPTKTRGLGAGKAADLTYWESAARMIADVSKSDKIVVEKSTVPVKTAEAIEKILTHNSKGIKFQILSNPEFLAEGTAIQDLFNPDRVLIGGRETPEGNKAVQALKEVYAHWVPEERILTTNLWSAELSKLAANAFLAQRISSVNAMSALCEATGADVTQVSYAVGKDTRIGPKFLNASVGFGGSCFQKDILNLVYICECNGLPEVAEYWKQVIKINDYQKNRFVNRVVSSMFNTVSNKKIAILGFAFKKDTGDTRETPAIDVCKGLLGDKARLSIYDPQVTEDQVQRDLSMNKFDWDHPLHLQPMSPTTVKQVSCVWDAYEATKDAHGICILTEWDEFKKLDFKRIYDNMQKPAFVFDGRNIVNADELREIGFIVYSIGKPLDPWLKDMPAVA